A stretch of DNA from Streptomyces gobiensis:
TCCCCGTTCCGGTACAGCACGCAGCCGCACAGCCGTAGATCCACATCGGACAGGGCAACCGGTGTGCCGCCCAGCACCACACCGCCGCAGCATGCGTTGTCGGCCGCCATATCGACAGCGGACGCCGCCCAGCCCCGTATACGTGAGTCGGAAATCTCCAGGGCGGGCAGCACATATTCCACCGCTCGGACGGCGTCTGCCACGGTCACCTCTGGCCCTCGGAGGGGCTCGCGAAGCACAAAGGCCAGCGCGGGCTCAATTCGTGGCTGAATGAAGCCGGCCGCATCGACAGGCTGGTGTTCGGGAAGAAACATGCTGCCGGTCAGCTGGCCGAGAACGGGTTCCCGTACGTTCATCTCCCGCTGAGCGGCCACGGACGTCAGGCCTACCTTGAAACCACGGATACGCGCGCCGTCCGCGACCCACCGATCCAGCTGTTCACGCTGGATCTCGTACGCGTCCGACAGGCTCACGCCGCTGGCGCCTTGCGTGATCGTCTGGACCGGCTTACGCGTCTGGTGAGCCTCGTTCAGGGCGCTGGCCATGTCCCGCAGGACGTGTGAGTTCATGCGGCCTCTCTCCGGAATACTGTCGTCACCGGTCATCAGTGAGTGCGGACCATGACGGCGCGGGGTTCGGTGAAGAAGTCACGCGAGTACTGCCCACCCTCTCTGCCGACCCCGCTGATGCCCTGACCGCCGAACGGCATTCGCAGGTCGCGTTCGAAGAAGCAGTTCACCCACACAGTGCCTGCCTGCCAGGCAGCGGCCATCCGGTGGGCACGGTCGAGATGGGTGGTGAACAGAATTCCGGCCAGACCGTATGGGCTGGAATTGGCCAGGCGCAGCGCTTCCTGTTCGGTGTCGAACGGAATGACCGCCACCACCGGTCCGAAGATCTCCTCCTGCGCGGTCCGCGACTCATTGGTCAGGCCGGTGATCACGGTTGGCGGATAGTAGAATCCCCGCGCCATTTCGCCGGTGGTGACGCGGGAGCCGCCGGTCACCACGGTACCGCCCTCACGGCGGGCGAGTTCGACATAACCATGCACCTTGTCCAGGTGCCGCTGCTCGATGAGCGGACCCATGGATGTGCTGGGGTTCTTCGGATCGCCCACGACGATATCCTCCGCCTGAGCGGTGAAGCGGGCCAGGAACTCGGGAAGGATTCCGCGCTGCACAAAAAGCCTTGACCCGGCGAAACACACCTGGCCGCTGCCGG
This window harbors:
- a CDS encoding 2-keto-4-pentenoate hydratase; the protein is MNSHVLRDMASALNEAHQTRKPVQTITQGASGVSLSDAYEIQREQLDRWVADGARIRGFKVGLTSVAAQREMNVREPVLGQLTGSMFLPEHQPVDAAGFIQPRIEPALAFVLREPLRGPEVTVADAVRAVEYVLPALEISDSRIRGWAASAVDMAADNACCGGVVLGGTPVALSDVDLRLCGCVLYRNGEVVATGAGGVVLGSPINALVWAANASRSQDVALEAGHVVLASAITKAIPAETGDTVTTTLAGVGSVTTFLSR